The sequence CGGGAGACATCGGGGAGATCCAGGTGGTGGCCGTCACCCTGTCCGGATCCAAGCCTCTCACCGCCCCGTCCTTTTTCATCCGGGTGAGGGCTTCGAATTAGACGACCTATGATCAGTCACCTCTCAGTTCCAAAATCCAGGGCGAATTTCCCGAAAATCTTCTCCGTAAACCGGCTCAGGACTTTTTGGCCATGCGCCATACTTCATCTGATCCTCCCAACTTTGAAGGCCGATGAGCTCAAGGTGCTTCAGCAGACGACACTCGACACAAAAGCCCTCACATTCGCCGACGGCGAGAAGACCAAGTTCGGCAACTTCCCGAACGGGATCACCCACCAGCAGTTTCCCCTGAGCACCTACCGCGGATACCAGTATGCCATCTACTATGACCACGCGCGCCGCGTCTGTGTGGGGCGGCGCAAACTGCCGGCTGGTGAATGGGAGATCATCCGTTTCAGCGACTACAGGATCACGAACAACGACACCCACAATGTCGCGGTTCTCGGGATCTGCGAAAACGATGGCACGATCCACCTGACATGGGATCACCATGTTTCCGACCTCCATTACCGGAGGTCGAAGATCGGGGCGGCGGACAAACCGGAATCCACCCCATGGACCGCCGAGCTGTTCGGACCCATCACCAACGTTCTCGACGGCATCGGGCCGGTCACCGAGGTGACCTACCCCCGTTTTGTCCGCATGCCCGATGGCAATCTCATGTTCTACCACCGATTCGTCACCTCGGGAAACGGCGACAGCTTCATCCGCGTGTATGACGGGAAAAAGAGCGAATGGATGAACAACCGCGGCAAGTTCATCGACCGGCAGATCGGCAATTACAAATTCAACGGGAAAACCAGCCGGTACCGCTACGCCTACATCAATGGCATCGGCTACGCGGGCAGGCGCCTGCATGTCTCATGGGTGTGGCGGGACAGGTTTGAGAAAACCAGCGCCACCAACCAGCACGACCTCTGCTACGCCTACAGCGATGACGACGGCCTCACCTGGAACAACTCCGACGGCACGCGGATCGCGGTCACCGGCAAGTCATTCATCAACATCGATTCCCCCGGGCTGGTCGTGCATCCGATCCCTCCCGGACGGAGCCTTACAAGCCAGAACACCCAGTATGCCTATCCGGATGGGAGCATCCATGTGATCCTGAACCACGAGCGGGAGGGGGGCAGCGGCGGCAGGGGTTACCACCACCATTGGCGGGACGCGGCGGGCAAGTGGCATGTCGAGTCGCTTCCTTTTTCGGGATCCCGGCCTGAGCTGGTCGGCGATGGCCAGCGCAACCTGTTCGTCGTCCACACCGCCGGAAAAGATCTGCGAATCCTCAAGGGGGTGCCGAACGCGAACCTTTCGGCCTGGTCCTGGTCCCTGATCCACAAATCCGGCAGCCCGGGCACCGGAGGCGATGGGCAGATCGACCAGTCCCGCTGGCAAAGCGAGGAAATCCTATCCGTTCTCCATCAGGAACTGCCCAAGACCATCCTCGACTACGGAAACCGCGCGCCGATCGACGGAATCCCCGCTCCCCTGCACGTCACCGATTTCCTGTT comes from Akkermansiaceae bacterium and encodes:
- a CDS encoding BNR-4 repeat-containing protein, encoding MKADELKVLQQTTLDTKALTFADGEKTKFGNFPNGITHQQFPLSTYRGYQYAIYYDHARRVCVGRRKLPAGEWEIIRFSDYRITNNDTHNVAVLGICENDGTIHLTWDHHVSDLHYRRSKIGAADKPESTPWTAELFGPITNVLDGIGPVTEVTYPRFVRMPDGNLMFYHRFVTSGNGDSFIRVYDGKKSEWMNNRGKFIDRQIGNYKFNGKTSRYRYAYINGIGYAGRRLHVSWVWRDRFEKTSATNQHDLCYAYSDDDGLTWNNSDGTRIAVTGKSFINIDSPGLVVHPIPPGRSLTSQNTQYAYPDGSIHVILNHEREGGSGGRGYHHHWRDAAGKWHVESLPFSGSRPELVGDGQRNLFVVHTAGKDLRILKGVPNANLSAWSWSLIHKSGSPGTGGDGQIDQSRWQSEEILSVLHQELPKTILDYGNRAPIDGIPAPLHVTDFLLSARETRKLTSREGEAVEAELLDVQSGNLICIVGGKIMEIPISQLTGEDVAFLKEWYRRRHP